A window of Chloracidobacterium sp. N contains these coding sequences:
- the purH gene encoding bifunctional phosphoribosylaminoimidazolecarboxamide formyltransferase/IMP cyclohydrolase, giving the protein MTLPLPPRALLSVSDKQGLVDFARTLHAHGLELVSTGGTAQTLLDAGISVLDVASVTGFPEMLDGRVKTLHPRIHAGILARRDLPEHLEQLALHDINRFDFVVVNLYPFADTIARPEVTLAEALENIDIGGPTLIRAAAKNFQHVVVVTDPADYDALAAELTHTGSISAATRYRLACKAFAHTARYDRMIADFLANRTQFEEATGQVQVQPSDAFPPRLSLVLHRQQALRYGENPHQSAALYVTAEHPAGGLAAARQLQGKELSFNNLLDADAAWGLVSEFRDAAACVIVKHTNPCGVGLGAVPLEAFRLARETDPVAAFGGIVAFNRTVDAGTATELSEIFLEVIIAPGFDDAAQKVLAARKNLRLLVVADEARPAAAFRTISGGLLLQSPDDRLATPDEMRVVTRRSPSEDEWRDLLFAWTVCKHVKSNAIVYARQGQLLGVGAGQMSRIDAVRLGAMKARLPLSGAVVASDAFFPFRDGLDEAARHGTRAVIQPGGSIRDEEVIAAADEHGLAMVFTGMRHFRH; this is encoded by the coding sequence ATGACCTTACCCCTTCCCCCACGCGCCCTGCTGAGTGTATCTGACAAGCAGGGACTGGTTGATTTTGCACGCACCCTGCACGCCCACGGACTCGAACTCGTCTCAACCGGCGGGACAGCGCAAACCCTTCTCGATGCCGGCATTTCCGTCCTGGATGTGGCCTCGGTCACGGGTTTTCCAGAAATGCTTGATGGGCGCGTCAAAACCCTGCATCCACGCATTCACGCCGGAATTCTGGCGCGGCGCGACCTGCCGGAACATCTTGAACAACTCGCCCTGCACGACATCAACCGCTTCGATTTCGTCGTCGTCAATCTCTATCCCTTCGCCGACACGATTGCGCGACCGGAAGTCACCCTTGCCGAGGCGCTGGAAAACATTGACATCGGTGGGCCGACCCTCATCCGGGCCGCCGCCAAAAACTTCCAGCACGTTGTCGTCGTCACCGACCCGGCCGACTATGACGCACTGGCGGCGGAACTGACCCACACCGGAAGCATTTCCGCTGCGACACGCTACCGCCTGGCCTGCAAGGCATTTGCCCACACAGCGCGCTATGACCGGATGATTGCCGACTTTCTGGCCAACCGGACACAGTTCGAGGAAGCGACGGGACAGGTTCAGGTTCAGCCCTCCGATGCCTTCCCTCCCCGCCTCTCGCTCGTCCTGCACCGGCAACAGGCGCTGCGGTATGGTGAAAACCCGCACCAGTCGGCGGCGCTCTACGTGACGGCGGAGCATCCCGCCGGTGGTCTGGCTGCCGCCCGCCAGCTACAGGGCAAGGAACTGTCGTTCAACAACCTGCTCGATGCCGATGCCGCCTGGGGACTGGTCAGCGAATTCCGGGACGCGGCGGCCTGCGTCATCGTCAAACACACCAACCCATGTGGCGTCGGGCTGGGGGCCGTTCCGCTCGAAGCCTTCCGTCTGGCGCGGGAAACCGATCCGGTTGCGGCCTTTGGCGGCATCGTGGCGTTCAACCGGACGGTTGACGCGGGCACGGCTACCGAACTGTCTGAAATCTTCCTGGAGGTCATCATTGCGCCCGGCTTCGATGATGCAGCGCAAAAGGTACTGGCGGCCAGGAAAAACCTGCGCCTGCTGGTGGTTGCCGACGAAGCCCGCCCGGCGGCGGCCTTCCGTACGATCTCCGGCGGACTGCTGCTGCAATCGCCGGATGATCGGCTGGCGACGCCGGACGAGATGCGCGTCGTCACCCGCCGGTCGCCCTCCGAGGACGAATGGCGCGACCTGCTCTTTGCGTGGACGGTCTGCAAGCACGTCAAGTCGAACGCCATTGTCTATGCCCGGCAGGGCCAGTTGCTTGGCGTCGGGGCCGGACAGATGAGCCGCATTGACGCCGTCAGGCTGGGCGCGATGAAGGCCCGTCTGCCGCTGTCCGGTGCGGTCGTCGCGTCGGATGCCTTTTTCCCCTTCCGGGACGGCCTCGATGAAGCGGCGCGCCACGGCACACGGGCGGTCATTCAGCCCGGTGGCTCGATTCGGGATGAAGAAGTCATCGCCGCCGCCGATGAGCATGGACTGGCCATGGTCTTTACCGGCATGCGCCATTTCCGGCACTAG
- a CDS encoding A24 family peptidase, translated as MFVSMVELHDSLPLWFWAIWAFVLGSCIGSFLNVVIYRLPRGGSVNSPPRSYCPSCNATIAWYDNLPILSFLWLRGKCRACGVRISWQYPMVELATGLLFLAALLVFGPTLQCVFNCAFAAALVALIVTDFNEQILPDAITLPGTALALAARMLDHNLVGLPWMNLFFEGLTGRPLPMNGLAGSLVNALLGMAIGAGTLWVLGVGYFRLRAFPIRTPDDLADFLKRRCVVGTLARLKLRHADGKRGVVYVLGGDFSELSAEELAAADFASSNTGAPELSMTALDGACVEAGERGVRITSIPDALENTVDGRLEPGDTIVSGNLEGMGLGDVKMMLCVGAFLGGGLTFFVLLVASLLGVLVSMPRLLLRGSSALQHALPFGVMLGLAALVALFFGEKGLTTYLDFISSFVS; from the coding sequence ATGTTTGTTTCGATGGTCGAACTCCACGACAGCCTGCCGCTCTGGTTTTGGGCCATCTGGGCTTTTGTTCTCGGAAGCTGCATCGGCAGCTTTCTCAACGTGGTGATTTACCGCCTGCCACGCGGCGGCTCGGTCAACTCACCGCCCCGGTCCTACTGCCCAAGCTGCAACGCAACCATTGCCTGGTACGACAACCTGCCGATTCTCAGTTTCCTATGGCTCCGGGGGAAGTGCCGCGCCTGCGGGGTACGCATTTCCTGGCAGTACCCCATGGTGGAACTGGCAACCGGCCTGCTCTTCCTTGCTGCGCTGCTGGTGTTTGGCCCCACGTTGCAATGTGTCTTCAACTGCGCCTTCGCGGCGGCACTGGTGGCGCTCATCGTGACCGATTTCAACGAACAAATCCTGCCCGATGCCATTACCCTGCCTGGTACGGCCCTGGCGCTGGCGGCGCGGATGCTGGACCACAACCTGGTCGGGCTGCCCTGGATGAACCTGTTTTTTGAAGGACTGACCGGACGGCCGCTCCCGATGAACGGGCTGGCCGGCTCACTGGTCAATGCGCTGCTGGGAATGGCCATTGGCGCCGGTACGCTCTGGGTGCTGGGCGTCGGTTACTTTCGCCTGCGCGCCTTTCCCATTCGGACGCCCGACGATCTGGCGGATTTTCTCAAGCGCCGCTGTGTGGTCGGCACCCTGGCCCGGCTCAAGCTGCGCCACGCGGACGGCAAACGCGGTGTCGTCTATGTGCTCGGCGGGGATTTCAGCGAACTGTCGGCAGAGGAACTGGCCGCGGCAGACTTTGCTTCGTCCAACACCGGCGCACCGGAACTCAGCATGACGGCCCTCGACGGGGCCTGCGTTGAGGCGGGTGAACGGGGCGTCCGCATCACGAGTATCCCGGATGCCCTCGAAAACACCGTGGATGGCCGGCTCGAACCCGGTGATACGATTGTTTCCGGCAACCTGGAAGGCATGGGGCTGGGCGACGTGAAGATGATGCTGTGTGTCGGAGCGTTCCTGGGCGGGGGGCTGACCTTTTTCGTACTGCTCGTGGCCTCGCTGCTGGGGGTTTTGGTATCCATGCCACGCCTGCTGCTGCGTGGGTCATCCGCCCTTCAGCACGCGCTGCCGTTTGGCGTCATGCTGGGGCTGGCGGCCCTGGTGGCGCTCTTTTTCGGAGAAAAGGGGCTGACGACCTATCTCGATTTCATTTCCAGTTTCGTGTCCTGA
- the pheS gene encoding phenylalanine--tRNA ligase subunit alpha, whose product MPDASTLDAATLQTVMADAHRRLATTFGEHFPEWTLPAFELPTSIPPRRQWQAVNDYWLARKQGVLALKLKELGALPADQRPVRGAALNRFKAEVEAVLSDLEAQVRAFEEAETIRREAVDVTLPGLVRRRGRAHPLTQIRERIEDIFVAMGYAVEDGPEVDTVFYNFDALNIPPDHPARDLTDTFYLDDELALRSQTSNVQIHAMQRRKPPLRIIAPGRVFRRDEPDATHNPMFFQVEGLNVAPGITMADLKGTLQVFLTRLFDRPVTLRFRPSYFPFVEPGAETDFQCPFCGGSGCRICKHTGWIELGGSGMVHPNVLRACGIDPTEFSGFAFGFGIDRMAALLYGIDDIRLYFENDLRFLSQF is encoded by the coding sequence ATGCCTGACGCATCCACCCTCGACGCCGCGACCCTTCAGACCGTCATGGCCGATGCCCACCGGCGGTTGGCCACCACCTTTGGCGAACATTTCCCGGAATGGACGCTGCCGGCCTTTGAACTTCCGACATCCATACCACCCCGCCGGCAGTGGCAGGCGGTCAATGATTACTGGCTGGCCCGCAAGCAGGGCGTGCTGGCGCTCAAACTCAAGGAACTGGGCGCTTTGCCGGCCGACCAGCGCCCGGTGCGGGGGGCCGCACTCAACCGCTTCAAGGCCGAAGTCGAAGCCGTCCTGTCCGACCTCGAAGCTCAAGTACGGGCTTTCGAGGAAGCCGAAACCATCCGGCGCGAGGCCGTGGATGTCACCCTGCCGGGGCTGGTGCGCCGGCGCGGGCGCGCCCATCCGCTGACGCAAATCCGGGAACGCATCGAGGACATCTTTGTGGCCATGGGCTATGCCGTCGAAGACGGCCCGGAAGTGGACACGGTGTTTTACAACTTCGACGCCCTCAACATTCCACCAGACCACCCGGCGCGCGATCTGACCGATACGTTTTACCTTGACGACGAACTGGCGCTGCGGTCGCAGACCTCAAACGTACAAATCCACGCCATGCAGCGGCGCAAGCCCCCTCTACGGATCATCGCACCGGGGCGCGTCTTTCGCCGCGATGAGCCGGACGCCACGCACAATCCGATGTTTTTTCAGGTGGAAGGTCTCAACGTGGCCCCCGGCATCACCATGGCCGATCTCAAGGGCACGCTTCAGGTGTTTCTCACCCGGCTGTTTGACCGTCCGGTGACACTGCGTTTCCGGCCGAGCTACTTCCCCTTCGTCGAACCGGGCGCGGAGACCGACTTTCAGTGTCCGTTCTGCGGCGGCTCCGGCTGCCGCATCTGCAAGCATACCGGCTGGATTGAACTCGGCGGCTCCGGGATGGTGCATCCCAACGTCCTGCGCGCCTGTGGGATTGACCCGACGGAATTCTCCGGCTTTGCCTTCGGCTTCGGCATTGACCGCATGGCTGCGCTGCTCTACGGCATTGATGACATCCGGCTGTACTTTGAAAACGACCTGCGGTTTTTGAGCCAGTTCTGA
- a CDS encoding L-threonylcarbamoyladenylate synthase yields MKATRTPVLTERILCHPESPEPESIARAAALLRRGELVAFPTETVYGLGALAFDAEAVAKVFSAKGRPSNNPLIVHIAGRDWLEWVAVAIPPVAHRLVETFFPGPLTLILHKHERIPPVVTAGGATVGVRWPAHPVAQALIRAVGAPLAAPSANRFTEVSPTTADHVLKSLDGRIAAVLDGGPCPVGIESAVLDVTTTPPTLWRAGILSQAELEAVAGQPFQRPQPGAVVASPGQFPRHYAPRAHVELVPSGDVPNIEHRLARWLAQGQRPAALVISEITPPAGARRLRLPAQPEAYAHRLYAALHELDAQGVEVIVIEQVPADPAWDGLRDRLHRAAGKP; encoded by the coding sequence ATGAAGGCAACCCGGACGCCTGTGCTGACAGAACGTATCCTGTGCCATCCAGAGTCCCCGGAGCCGGAGTCCATTGCCCGCGCGGCGGCACTGCTGCGCCGGGGCGAACTGGTGGCCTTTCCGACGGAGACCGTCTATGGCCTTGGTGCACTGGCTTTTGATGCCGAGGCCGTGGCAAAGGTCTTTTCAGCCAAGGGACGGCCGTCGAACAACCCCCTCATCGTCCACATCGCCGGGCGCGACTGGCTGGAGTGGGTCGCCGTTGCCATTCCACCGGTGGCCCACCGGCTGGTGGAGACGTTCTTCCCCGGACCGCTGACGCTCATCCTGCACAAACACGAACGCATCCCACCAGTGGTCACGGCCGGCGGGGCGACAGTCGGCGTCCGCTGGCCGGCACATCCTGTGGCCCAGGCGCTCATTCGCGCCGTCGGCGCACCGCTGGCCGCGCCGAGCGCCAACCGTTTCACGGAAGTTTCTCCGACCACAGCCGACCACGTGCTCAAAAGCCTGGACGGCCGCATTGCCGCCGTGCTCGATGGCGGCCCCTGCCCGGTCGGCATCGAGTCCGCCGTACTCGATGTCACCACCACACCTCCCACGCTCTGGCGGGCAGGCATTCTGTCCCAGGCAGAGCTGGAAGCGGTTGCCGGGCAGCCCTTCCAACGGCCCCAACCGGGGGCCGTCGTGGCCAGTCCGGGCCAGTTTCCGCGTCACTACGCCCCACGGGCGCACGTTGAGCTTGTCCCGTCAGGTGACGTACCGAACATCGAACACCGCCTTGCCCGGTGGCTGGCGCAGGGGCAGCGTCCAGCGGCACTGGTCATTTCGGAGATCACGCCTCCGGCAGGGGCCCGGCGGCTCCGCCTGCCAGCCCAGCCGGAAGCCTATGCCCACCGGCTCTACGCGGCGCTGCACGAACTGGATGCCCAAGGGGTGGAGGTCATCGTCATCGAGCAGGTTCCGGCTGACCCGGCCTGGGATGGGCTGCGCGACCGCCTGCACCGGGCCGCCGGCAAGCCGTAG
- a CDS encoding bifunctional riboflavin kinase/FAD synthetase, with the protein MDIFHDWQSSALRTPTVLTMGVFDGLHLGHQTIIRRVVERAAALDCVPTVVTFDPHPRAVLYPAAAPPLLQTLGQRLEALRILGIGQTLVLRFDPALAALTAAEFAQRILFGALGAREIYLGEDFAFGHGRQGNIATLRCLGVDYGCAAYEVEAVLLRGKRVSSTRLREAIQSGRINLARRMLLRPYGVEGEVVTGRRLGRTLDFPTANIAVINRVLPADGVYVTATLIGGVWRRSVTNIGYRPTVSDDRLRVVETHILDFGGDLYGASLRTRFLHRLRAERKFASLEELRAQIAYDVARTRRYFQHPGVRRSLAVE; encoded by the coding sequence ATGGACATCTTTCACGATTGGCAATCGTCTGCCCTGCGTACGCCGACGGTACTCACCATGGGCGTTTTCGACGGGCTTCACCTGGGCCATCAGACCATCATCCGCCGGGTGGTCGAGCGTGCGGCGGCCCTTGACTGCGTTCCAACCGTCGTCACTTTTGACCCCCATCCGCGCGCTGTCCTGTATCCCGCTGCCGCGCCCCCGCTGCTTCAGACGCTTGGCCAACGGCTTGAAGCCCTCCGCATTCTGGGCATTGGGCAGACCCTCGTCCTGCGCTTCGACCCGGCGCTGGCAGCCCTGACCGCCGCCGAGTTTGCGCAGCGCATTCTGTTTGGGGCGCTGGGCGCACGGGAAATCTATCTCGGCGAAGATTTTGCCTTCGGGCACGGACGGCAGGGCAACATCGCCACGCTCCGTTGCCTGGGCGTGGACTACGGCTGTGCCGCGTATGAAGTCGAAGCCGTGCTGCTGCGGGGCAAGCGCGTCAGTTCCACGCGCCTGCGCGAAGCCATCCAGTCGGGGCGCATCAACCTGGCGCGGCGGATGCTGCTGCGGCCCTACGGCGTCGAAGGGGAAGTCGTGACCGGCCGACGGCTGGGGCGCACACTGGATTTTCCCACCGCCAACATTGCCGTCATCAACCGGGTGCTCCCGGCCGATGGCGTCTATGTGACAGCAACCCTCATCGGCGGCGTCTGGCGGCGCAGTGTGACCAACATCGGCTACCGCCCGACGGTCAGCGATGACCGCCTGCGCGTCGTGGAAACGCACATCCTGGATTTCGGCGGCGACCTCTACGGCGCATCCCTCCGCACCCGGTTTCTGCATCGGCTGCGTGCGGAGCGGAAGTTCGCCAGTCTGGAAGAGCTGCGCGCCCAGATTGCGTACGACGTGGCCCGCACCCGGCGGTACTTCCAGCATCCGGGCGTCCGCCGTTCGCTGGCCGTCGAATGA
- the accD gene encoding acetyl-CoA carboxylase, carboxyltransferase subunit beta, translated as MAWFRRKRNITEETLPSDRKVRTEGLFVKCPACGTTLFKKDLEASLYVCTNCRHHMKWPTRQRLAHLFDEGRYETFDDNIVSTDILGFFDTKSYAERIVQARRSTGFNDAIVCAEGMLGGRPIIGCVMVMEFIGGSMGSVVGEKVTRAIERAIARKKPLIIVSASGGARMMEGTYSLMQLAKICGALARLDAARVPYISVLTDPTTGGVTASFAMLGDINVAEPGALIGFAGPRVIEQTIRQKLPPGFQRAEFLLTHGMLDAVVDRREMRKFLMDALDFMVT; from the coding sequence ATGGCCTGGTTTCGACGCAAGCGCAATATCACCGAAGAAACACTGCCTTCCGACCGCAAGGTGCGAACCGAAGGTTTGTTTGTCAAATGTCCGGCCTGTGGGACGACGCTGTTCAAGAAGGACCTTGAAGCCAGCCTGTACGTCTGCACCAACTGTCGGCATCACATGAAATGGCCGACCCGCCAGCGCCTGGCGCATCTGTTTGATGAAGGCCGGTACGAAACCTTCGACGACAACATCGTTTCCACCGACATCCTGGGCTTTTTCGATACCAAGTCCTATGCCGAACGCATTGTGCAGGCCCGCAGGAGTACCGGTTTCAACGATGCCATCGTCTGCGCCGAGGGCATGCTTGGCGGGCGTCCCATCATCGGCTGCGTCATGGTGATGGAGTTTATCGGCGGCAGTATGGGGTCGGTCGTCGGTGAAAAGGTGACACGCGCCATCGAGCGGGCGATTGCCCGGAAAAAGCCGCTCATCATCGTTTCGGCTTCCGGCGGGGCGCGCATGATGGAAGGCACCTACAGCCTGATGCAGCTTGCCAAGATTTGCGGCGCGCTGGCCCGTCTGGATGCGGCGCGTGTGCCGTATATTTCCGTCCTGACCGACCCGACAACTGGCGGCGTCACGGCCAGTTTTGCCATGCTGGGCGACATCAACGTGGCTGAACCGGGCGCGCTCATCGGGTTTGCCGGACCACGGGTGATCGAGCAAACCATTCGTCAAAAGCTGCCCCCCGGATTCCAGCGGGCGGAATTCCTGCTGACCCACGGCATGCTTGATGCCGTCGTGGACCGGCGTGAGATGCGGAAGTTTCTGATGGATGCACTTGATTTCATGGTGACCTGA
- a CDS encoding serine protease, which produces MFWRGGRPHLAWIIGFVTGTLVIPASGVVILDSTWAEQGGTARNKPAGFARHIALANEPQFRATIQLVGESAGASGTWIGNDARHGYVLTAGHNFTKGGKATEYAYVATDGTTYQGVRLIVHPDWNGDNDTRTGYDFAIVVLDRPVRGVGQPAVLYAGCDEMDQLCTMVGYGMRGTGSSGELAEYYDEDNPKAAAQNLIENVTPAVSPLPKGEDGGNYLGIDFDKEDGSATNTYGEPTPVNEYEGALGSGDSGGSCWMQYEGQWCVIGVNANGNTSKYGAVSYFARVSGQVDWIMSVFPGAKFIGG; this is translated from the coding sequence ATGTTTTGGAGGGGGGGCAGGCCACACCTGGCTTGGATCATCGGCTTCGTCACCGGCACTCTGGTCATCCCGGCCTCGGGTGTCGTCATTCTCGACAGCACCTGGGCGGAGCAGGGGGGAACGGCCCGCAACAAGCCGGCCGGTTTTGCCAGGCACATTGCCCTGGCCAACGAGCCGCAATTCCGTGCGACCATACAGCTCGTGGGCGAAAGCGCTGGTGCGTCAGGCACATGGATTGGCAATGACGCCAGGCATGGTTATGTCCTCACGGCGGGCCACAATTTCACCAAGGGCGGCAAGGCTACGGAGTATGCGTATGTGGCCACGGATGGAACGACCTACCAGGGCGTCAGGCTCATCGTGCACCCGGACTGGAATGGCGACAACGACACACGCACGGGCTACGACTTCGCCATTGTGGTGCTGGACCGCCCCGTGCGTGGTGTCGGTCAGCCGGCTGTGCTCTATGCTGGCTGCGATGAAATGGACCAGCTCTGCACCATGGTTGGCTACGGCATGCGCGGCACCGGTTCATCGGGTGAACTGGCTGAATACTATGACGAGGACAACCCCAAGGCCGCGGCGCAGAACCTGATTGAAAATGTCACTCCGGCCGTCAGCCCTCTACCAAAGGGGGAGGATGGAGGAAACTACCTGGGGATTGACTTTGACAAGGAGGACGGCAGCGCCACCAATACCTATGGTGAACCAACTCCGGTCAATGAGTACGAAGGGGCGCTTGGCTCCGGCGACAGTGGCGGTTCCTGCTGGATGCAATACGAAGGTCAGTGGTGCGTCATCGGCGTCAACGCCAACGGCAATACCTCGAAGTATGGCGCGGTATCCTACTTTGCGCGTGTTTCGGGTCAGGTTGACTGGATCATGTCGGTCTTTCCCGGGGCAAAATTCATAGGCGGTTGA
- a CDS encoding folylpolyglutamate synthase/dihydrofolate synthase family protein codes for MGLTVDFESAVRYLYALGNEVTAMKLGLDAVTALLEALGRPDRNFTPLHVAGTNGKGSTCAFLASIFHQAGLRTGLYTSPHLMSPVERIRLNGQAIPEAAFAEVMTQVHDAVESLLEEGRLAARPTFFEHLTAAAFTYLAARQAEVVVAEVGLGGRLDATNVLHPAAAVITNIGEDHREWLGPTLSHIAREKAGIIKPGVPVYLADTQPEEARRVLAHSALAQQVEPQWVAPFETVHLDATGCPSVRFDQRFPSLEGGVCRLSLRGRHQTQNAALAAVVAQAELRRRGVAESDIGRAIVAGLETTHWPGRLQWLETTPPVLLDGAHNPQGAQALAHFLESIGGRRPRTAIFATMRDKPAADLLSALASGVDRLILTEVKNQPRTMPRERLEVIALGYWLPSGIIQVPDVTMALARARELTPPEGLILVCGSIYLIGEALQALRVPV; via the coding sequence GTGGGCCTGACCGTGGATTTTGAGTCGGCTGTTCGGTATCTCTACGCGCTGGGTAACGAAGTCACGGCGATGAAGCTCGGGCTCGACGCCGTGACCGCCCTTCTGGAGGCGCTGGGGCGTCCAGACCGAAACTTCACCCCGCTCCACGTCGCCGGCACGAACGGCAAAGGCTCCACATGTGCGTTTCTGGCCAGTATCTTCCACCAGGCGGGCCTGCGTACCGGGTTGTACACGTCGCCCCACCTGATGAGTCCCGTCGAGCGCATCCGGCTCAATGGGCAGGCTATCCCGGAGGCCGCTTTCGCAGAGGTCATGACGCAGGTTCATGACGCGGTTGAATCATTGTTGGAAGAGGGGCGTCTGGCTGCGCGTCCGACGTTTTTCGAGCATCTCACAGCCGCGGCCTTTACCTACCTGGCCGCCCGGCAGGCCGAGGTCGTCGTGGCCGAAGTCGGCCTGGGCGGCCGGCTGGATGCCACCAACGTCCTGCACCCAGCGGCGGCAGTCATCACCAACATCGGCGAAGACCACCGGGAATGGCTGGGGCCCACGCTGTCCCACATCGCCCGTGAAAAGGCCGGGATCATCAAGCCCGGCGTGCCGGTGTACCTGGCGGACACCCAGCCAGAGGAAGCGCGCCGGGTGTTGGCGCACTCTGCCCTGGCGCAGCAGGTCGAACCGCAGTGGGTGGCTCCCTTCGAGACCGTACATCTGGATGCCACGGGCTGCCCTTCTGTCCGCTTTGACCAGCGCTTTCCCAGCCTGGAAGGCGGAGTGTGCCGGTTGTCGCTGCGCGGCAGGCATCAGACGCAAAACGCGGCTCTGGCGGCAGTGGTTGCCCAGGCTGAACTGCGCCGCCGGGGTGTAGCCGAAAGCGACATCGGCCGGGCGATTGTGGCCGGACTGGAAACCACCCACTGGCCCGGACGTTTACAGTGGCTGGAGACAACTCCGCCGGTACTGCTTGACGGCGCGCACAACCCACAGGGAGCGCAGGCGCTGGCGCACTTTCTGGAAAGCATCGGCGGGCGGCGTCCCCGAACCGCCATCTTTGCCACCATGCGCGACAAACCGGCCGCTGATCTGCTGTCGGCGCTGGCGTCGGGTGTGGATCGTCTGATTCTGACGGAGGTCAAAAACCAGCCGCGGACCATGCCGCGTGAGCGTCTCGAAGTCATTGCCCTGGGCTACTGGCTGCCGTCGGGTATCATCCAGGTGCCGGATGTCACCATGGCGCTGGCCCGGGCCCGCGAACTGACGCCACCTGAAGGGCTGATTCTCGTCTGCGGCTCCATTTACCTCATCGGGGAGGCACTCCAGGCGCTGCGCGTGCCGGTCTGA
- the bioD gene encoding dethiobiotin synthase: MTQMFFVTGTDTGVGKTAVTCALVRTLIQSGCRARAVKPIESGCAMDAAGELQPADALAHRRAAGLEHLPLERFIRYRLAEPLAPAVAAERAGVTIELEACLELVQSAAAETDVLLVEGAGGLLVPLAGTAGTGYQTVADFIARLGCPTLVVARARLGTLNHVLLTWNELHRRGLPCVGVILNDTDAEAGPEREDNARVLRAFGVPLLAELPYGMTHLEPYQLEPYLSDARRYLTGNPPP; this comes from the coding sequence ATGACGCAGATGTTCTTCGTAACCGGAACTGACACGGGTGTGGGCAAAACTGCTGTTACCTGTGCCCTGGTGCGGACATTGATCCAGTCCGGCTGTCGCGCGCGCGCTGTCAAGCCGATTGAGTCCGGCTGCGCCATGGACGCTGCTGGTGAACTCCAGCCGGCGGATGCGCTGGCCCATCGCCGGGCGGCCGGACTGGAGCACCTGCCTCTGGAACGCTTCATCCGCTATCGGTTGGCGGAACCGCTTGCCCCGGCCGTGGCGGCAGAACGGGCCGGCGTCACCATTGAACTGGAAGCCTGTCTTGAACTTGTGCAGTCCGCCGCCGCTGAAACGGATGTGTTGCTCGTGGAAGGGGCGGGCGGACTGCTCGTGCCGCTGGCGGGAACAGCCGGCACAGGCTACCAGACCGTCGCCGATTTCATCGCCCGGCTGGGTTGTCCGACGCTGGTGGTGGCGCGGGCGCGGCTGGGCACGCTCAACCACGTCCTGCTCACCTGGAACGAACTGCACCGCCGTGGACTTCCATGTGTGGGCGTCATTCTCAACGACACGGACGCTGAAGCCGGCCCGGAGCGGGAAGACAACGCGCGCGTGCTGCGAGCATTTGGCGTCCCGTTACTGGCCGAACTACCATACGGCATGACGCACCTCGAACCGTACCAGCTTGAACCCTACCTGTCGGACGCCCGGCGTTACCTCACCGGCAACCCACCGCCCTGA